Below is a window of Allomuricauda ruestringensis DSM 13258 DNA.
TTGTTGAAAAAGCATTCAACTTCGAAAAAGCCTTTAAGGATGAATATACCATAGTTGTAGTGGACAAATTTGGAACCTACAAGAAAACTATGGAGGTAAGATAGTTTGTTTAGTTAATTTTTATGTGCATTGGGGGGCGAGAGCCCCCTTTTTTTATGCCCATTTTTTAAGTTTTTCTCTTTTGTTGGGTGGGAGTGCTTCATTTTTTAAGGCCAACTCCAAAACGTCTTGGTCTTTTTCTTTAGAAAAAATCAACATATAGAATTCCTGAACGGTCAAAAGGTTTTTAGACTCCTCTGCCAGTTGCATGGAATCACCAACACGTACTGTACCCGGTTGCAAAACACGAACATAGGTTCCAGGAAAACCATGGTTTATAAATTGTTTCAGTATATTTTGGTCTTCAAATCGAATGCCCAGTTTATAGCAAGGCTCCCTGGGTTGTGTTATCTGGACTAGTGCAGAACCTAGTTTATAAATACTACCTATCCGTATTTGGGATTCATTCAAGCTGTCAAGAGTCAAATTTTCACCGAACATGCCCCAATCCCATTCCAAATGGGGGTATTTTGCTTTCCAATGTGGATAGTTGCGGGCAGAAAACAAATAACAGGCCTTGTAAATACCACCATGGTATTTTCGGTCAACAACGGTGTCGCCATGCACATCTTCAGAATCTAAAAAGAGCGGTTCTTTAACAGGGAATTTGTAAATTCCGGTTGTGGTTTCCTTGCCGTTCCAAACAATTTTTGTGGGTTTTCCGAGGTTTGTAGAGATAACTTTCATAATGGCAAGTTATAAAAAACCACCGCTTGTGGCGGTGGTCCTTCATTTAAATTTGATATAAAAAATGTTTAATCCTCTTTTTCCAATTTCTTGGTCATGTTAAACCCTACCATGAGTCCAACACCGGCCAATAAGAAGATAGTGCCTGGGTAAGCTACTTCATCATCGACCCCTAAACTATATACCAAAATGGAGGCTACAAAAATGGCTGCTCCAATACCGATAAGTAGTAGAGAAAGGTTAAGGATGATGATTTTCCAGAAAGGTGCTGCACCTTCTCGTTTTCCCCGGACAAAAATACTGGCATCCGCTCCTTTTTCTATTAAAGCCAATCGTTCTTTGTTTCTTGTTGAAAAATAGAGGTAGGCAATCGCAAAGATGACTCCAAAAATGATTGGTAAAATGATTACTTCTGATCCCATAACGGTTCGTTTTAATGATTATTCGTATTTTTTTGTTCATAACCTATGACGACAGTTTTCTAACTTAGGTTACATAAATTCATAAATATTACTTTTTGTGTAACCTAAACTGCACTTTTGGCGTCCAATGAGCAATGCTGACCAACAAGGAAAAGGAACTGATTTCGGAAATATGCAAGGGGAATACCCGGGCGTTCTCCGATTTTGTGGATAATTATAAGGATTTGGTCTTTACTTTGTCCGTAAGAATGTTGGGCAATAGGGAGGAAGCGGAAGAGGTCTCCCAAGATGTATTTATTAAGGTATATAAATCCCTGCCCAGCTTTAAAGGCGATTCCAAGCTATCGACTTGGATGTATAGAATTGCCTATAATACCTGTTTGGACAGGATTAGAAAAATAAAAAAGAAAAGAACCCATACCGATTTGGAACATATTGAGCAACTTGCCCATTCGGAAATGGATACTGCTCTGGACAAAATGGTCAGGGAGGAAAGAAGCGAAATAATTGGTCAATGTCTATCACAATTATCGGCGGAAGATGCAGGAATCCTTACATTGTTTTATTTTGAGGAAAAGAATTTGCAGGAAATAGGGGTAACAACCAATCTTTCCGTAAATACGTTGAAGGTTAGGTTGTTCAGGGCCAGAAAAAAATTGGCCGGGATTATGGAAAAAAATATGAACAAAGAAATATTGGAGAGCAATGGATAAGAACGAGGACAAAAAACTGGAAGCTTTTATTGATAAACTCATGGAAGATGCCCCATTGGAGTCACCTTCTGTTGATTTTACCCAAAATGTGGTACAAAAAATCGAAGCGGAAGTACACCGTGAGGTTTTTGAATATAAGCCTTTGTTGTCGGGAAAGCTTTTGACCTTTTTATCCGTGACCTTTATTGCTTTGCTCGTTTACATTGGGTCTCAAGTAGGGGTCGATAATGGTCAGGGGTGGTTTAAAAACCTGAATATGGAAGCTTGGTTCCAAACTGATTGGGGGTGGATGCAACATTACGCTTCTTCCAAAATAATGCTGTACGGCTTCCTGTTTTTGGGGCTTATGTTTTTTGCCCAAATCCCTTGGTTGAAAAGGCAAATGGACAAAACAGCTTATTAAAGATTGAATTAAAAGAGGCCGTCTAAAAAGCTTGTTACCTGTCAGTTCGAGCGCAGTCGAGAACTTAAATTAATTTGATTATCAATGGGTTTCGACTGCGCTCAACCTGACAAAATCAAAGTTTTGTTGCTTTTTAGACGGCCCCATACGAACAAAAATGATTGTTATTTAACGACTACTGAAACCGCATAAGTGCTATAGTCTGTTCCTGCTAAAATGGTAGGGGTGCCATTTACCCAAAGTTTTGCCACATTGATTTCTTCATCATTTACAATTGTATTTTCATATCCAACAGCGTAAATGTCTCCATTATAGACAAAGACTGAATTAACCTTGGCATTGAAAGTACCATCCGTTAAATCGATAGGAACTCCATTTTTCCAGATTTTAGCAATATATTTTCCTTCTTCACCATATTCTGATCCACCAACATACACATCAGTTCCATCTACGAAAACGGAATAGGCGAAAGACATACTTCCTTCTTCTGTTAAAGGTGTTGGAGTGCCACTTTTCCATAGTGTTGCAATGTTATTGTCATAACCGGTAGCGTATATG
It encodes the following:
- a CDS encoding MOSC domain-containing protein, with the translated sequence MKVISTNLGKPTKIVWNGKETTTGIYKFPVKEPLFLDSEDVHGDTVVDRKYHGGIYKACYLFSARNYPHWKAKYPHLEWDWGMFGENLTLDSLNESQIRIGSIYKLGSALVQITQPREPCYKLGIRFEDQNILKQFINHGFPGTYVRVLQPGTVRVGDSMQLAEESKNLLTVQEFYMLIFSKEKDQDVLELALKNEALPPNKREKLKKWA
- a CDS encoding DUF6249 domain-containing protein, coding for MGSEVIILPIIFGVIFAIAYLYFSTRNKERLALIEKGADASIFVRGKREGAAPFWKIIILNLSLLLIGIGAAIFVASILVYSLGVDDEVAYPGTIFLLAGVGLMVGFNMTKKLEKED
- a CDS encoding RNA polymerase sigma factor, which produces MLTNKEKELISEICKGNTRAFSDFVDNYKDLVFTLSVRMLGNREEAEEVSQDVFIKVYKSLPSFKGDSKLSTWMYRIAYNTCLDRIRKIKKKRTHTDLEHIEQLAHSEMDTALDKMVREERSEIIGQCLSQLSAEDAGILTLFYFEEKNLQEIGVTTNLSVNTLKVRLFRARKKLAGIMEKNMNKEILESNG